From the Lacipirellulaceae bacterium genome, the window ATGTCGCAGCTCGACCCGGAACTTCGAGCAATACTGATTCTGAAAGAACAGCAGAATCTGTCTTACCGCGAGATCGCCGAGTCTATCGGCATACCCGAGGGCACCGTCGGTTCGCGGCTAAACCGGGCACGGAAACTACTTCGCCAAGAACTTGCGCAACTCGGTTGGGAGTGAGTTCGACCGTCAACTCAACCTCCGTAGGGACACCCAACGGTGCGTTCGATTTGAGCGATCGTCCCAGCAAGTGTTGCCTCAATGCGTGCCAACTGGGTCTCGAACATCAGCAGTTCGCGATAGGTCTCGATCAGCGCGAAGAAGTCGGTTCGCTTGCCGCGGTAATCGGCGAAGGAGAGTTTGAGCGTATCTTCGGTTCGCGGAATAATTCGGTCTTCATAGATACCTGCCTGCTCAACCAAGGCGTCGGCCTGGGCCATCAGCCGTCGCAACTTGCCTTGTATGGCATCGCGTTCGGCTTGTAGCCGTTGCGCCGAACTACTGGTCCGGTTGGCTGCTTCGCGGATGCCAGCGTTGATCTTTTCACGCCATATAGGAAGGGTAAATCCAACCATGAAGCTGATGTTGTCGTGACCGTTCGCCACAGGGCTGATGGCATTCGTGTCGTCATCAATGATTGCGTAATTCAGTCCGAGGTTGAAATCAGGATATTTTTGCAAGTAAGCGAGCCGCTGCTTCTGACGGTCGCGTTGGATCTCTGATGCGATAGCTCGAAGTTCTGGACTGCACTGCTCGGCGAGGGCAAGTAAGCTTTCCAACCGCTCGGGCACATTCCTTAACCCAATGTCTTGCTGAGCTTCGGGGATAAGGGTGACCGGCTGCTGCACTAACGCTGCCAAATCGGCCTGAGCCTGCTCTTTTTGCTTGCGCAACCCTACCAGTTGGTCGTCCAATCGGTCTGCTTCAAGTTGCGCTCGCAGTACGTCTTGCTGAGTGCCGCCACTCTTGTAGCGAGCTTCCGCCACTTGCGTCAGGTCGTCCACTAACTCGCGAGTTTCTTCGACAATCGTGATCGCCCGAGTTGCAAACCAGACTTCGTAGTAAGCCAGACGAACGGATTCGGTGATCTCGCGTTGGATTCGATTGAGTTCTGCTTGCGCTATTTGGACTTCGCGACTGGCGATCGCCGCTTTTGCACGCAGCTTCTCCGGCCACGGGACGCCTTGCCCAAGCTGGAACTGATGCCCTACGCGACCACCGGCCGTCTGCAGAGCCTGGTCTTGAATCGGCCAGAAGGTGTTGTTGAAACTCGGATCGGGCAACGCTCGCGCTTGCGGGATTACATTCGCTGCAGCGGACACGCGGTTTTGGGCCGCTTGGATTTTTGGATGCCCACTTAGGGCCACTTGTATGAAATAATCCACCGGCTGCTGTTGCTCCGCCACCGGAGGAATTAAAGTTAGTTCCATCGGCTGCACAAGTTCTTCTACGGCTTCGGAAGCCGATTGATCTTCTCCCGACTGCTGGCCAGAACCACTGCTTTCTTCCACCTCATTATTGAGATCATTGGGGGAGAGAGACGGCAGACTGATGTCTTCGGTTTGGCTGGCTAGCTGAATTTTGCTCTTCGGCGTAGCTGAATCCTCAGTGGGTGCCTTGGTCCTTTCCTCCTCTCTACCAGACGCAACGCTTTTAGGATTGCTGCTCGATAGCACATATTCCTGCGTCGTTGCACACCCACTGGCGACAATCAAAGCCAGCGTGGCTAGCAGAAATCGTGTTTTTCTGCGAAAATCCATTAGCATTTCCCTGTTACGCCGCATTCACAAAGCGGCTTCGCCAGCCAAATAGGTCTGTAAATTGCTCAATTAGCCAAATTGGACTTGTACCATTGCCCTTCATTCCCGATATAGTTGATATACCGTCAGAGGGTATCTATCGGAACGAACAATGAGAAACTTCCCGACAATTTGCATGGCCCGCGTAAATCGAATCATCGTCAATCTTTTACTCATCGTTGCCATAACGATGCAGCCGACGCTGACGCTCGCGTTCCAACAAGGTTGTTGTTCTGTTGATTGCACGTACGAATTCACCTGTCAAGGTTGCGGTTGTTGCAAGGTGCAATTGCAGACGGAGAAGTGTCCTTGTTGTAGTGGCGGTGTTCCGGACGAGCATCAAAGCTGCTGCGGGCATGCCGGTCGCGACAAGTCGCAGCGGGCCAAAGAGCCTAGCGTTGACGACCCATTTGCGGACATGGTTCTCGAAGAAGGACCGGTGCCGGAGAACTCCGAACAACCGACCGATGAAGGCCAAGCAAATAGACAAGAGGTTGCTAATGCGACTCTATCTACCACTTGCCAATGCCTGAGCAAACGCGACCCGCTTGATGCTCCTACGCCACGTTCCCCGATTACGGAACTACGAGACGTTCTCTCATTGAGCAGCGCTCAATGTGGCATCCTCTACTCGGCAGAAGAGCATCCGCCTGCGTCTACGCTTGACGCCGCATGTGCTCCAATTGCGCCTCACTTCTCGCAGATATCTTTCTGTGTCTGGCGGCTATAGTCGCCCACTTCTAGGAGTACTGCGCACGTTGCGTGGCAGTACTCGCCTTCTGTTGTGCAGGCAATCGGTCTGACTCAGCGCACTCCGCGAGCTTGCTGATCTGCTTTGCAACTCAGAACTACTGGCAACCAATGCAGCTTGATGCTGCGCGGTGACTTCTGGTCTACGGTTGCCGTGCTACTAAGCCCCTCCATGCACTGAAAGAATCCGTGCGAGCAGAACTCCTATTCGTGCATTGAAAACGCACGAAGTGAGAAAAGATCATGATGCATCACGAAACGCCAAACCCGGCCGACGACCACGACGGCGCAGTCAACCCCTCTCGCGGACAGGTCGAAGACACAGAAACCACTTCGGAAACCAAAGCAGATATGTCGGATGACGTAACTGATCGCTCAGCATCTGTCGCGAACGCTTCGGCCAGTGACGATGCCGCTGCAACCGACGCTGTCGCAGCGAGAGCAGAGGTCCCCTCACCAGCCAATTCTACTACCGCAGCCGATGCCCAGCTTGGTGGTTGGTCTTGGCTTCTGCGTTTCGCCGTGAAATCGATCGGGGTCGTCGCGGTCGGAGCACTGTTGCTGTTCTTAATCGGAGTCGCTCAGCGAACCGAATGGGTGACCGCCGACGGCTTTTCCGCCACCGGCGGTGAAACCACTGCCAAAGCCGCCGCAGCTAGTGAAGACAAACGTTATATCTGTCCCATGATGTGTACCCCGCCATCGACCGAACCGGGTCGTTGTCCGGTGTGTGCGATGGAACTTGTGGAGGCTACCAGTGGTGGTGGCGGCGACGGGATTTCGGTCACCATCGAATCGGCCGCGCGCCGACTCGTCGGCATCCAGACCGCAATGTCGAGGATGGGCGAAATGACGCGCACCATTCGCACCATTGGCTCGATTGACTTTGATGAAAGCAGACTGTCTACGATCTCCGCTTACATCGACGGACGACTAGAAAAGCTGTACGCCGACTACGTCGGCGTCGAGGTAACCCAAGGAGAAGACCTCGCGCTGATCTACAGCCCTCAACTCTATTCCGCTCAGACGGAGTACATAACTAGCCTTGAAGGTAATGCGTCCAAACGGTTCCAAATCGGCGATAGCAACCTGGAGGAAATGTCTCGCCAGAATCTCAGTGAACTTGGCATGACCGAGCAGCAGATCGAGTCACTGCGCCAGAGCCGCAAGCCGCAATCCCGCATTCGTATTAAGTCGCCGCAAAGCGGAACGGTCATTGAGAAGACGGCGGTTGAAGGCGACTACGTCAAGACCGGACAGAAGCTCTACCGCATCGCAGATCTGAGTTCCGTCTGGCTGATGCTCGATCTGTTTCCCGACGACGCGGCAACGGTCCGCTTCGGTCAACAGGTCGAGGCGGAGATCCAATCCATGCCGGGTGAAGTCTTCTCGGGGAGAGTGGCGTTTATCGATCCCACCGTTAACTCGCAAACTCGCACCGTACGAGTTCGTGTTGAAGTGATGAACTTCGACGGTAAGTTGCGGCCCGGTGACTACGCCACCGCGCGGATCACGGTGCCTGCGATTCCAACCGACTTAGTCTACGACCCGGCGCTCTCCGGCAAATATATCAGTCCCATGCATCCCCAAGTCATACGTGACGAGCCCGGAGACTGCCCAATTTGTGGCAGGGACTTAGTGCCGACTAGCCAGCTTGGCTACGCCACCCAGCCGCAGCCCGAACAACGAGTCGTGACTGTGCCCCGAGATTCCGTCTTACTCACGGGCGACAGCGGTGTGATCTATGTGGAAACCGAGCCGGGACGGTTCGAGATTCGTCGGGTCGCCGTCGGGCCGATGAACGATACCGAAGCGGTGATCATTGAAGGGCTGGCTGCTGGCGAGACCGTTGCCACCGGTGGTAACTTTCTGATCGACTCGCAAATGCAGTTGGCCGGCAATCCATCTTTGATGGACCCTACCAAAGCTCCGAGCTATTCGCCCGGTCCCCTGGAATTGCCTGAGAGCCAACCGGCCATGCTTGCCGCCGACGCGGGTCGCCACTTCGACAGAGCCTACGACGCCTATTTTGAAATCCAATGTGCGATGGCTGCGGACATGACTCCGCCGCCAGTCTCACTTAATACCCTGTTGGATTCGCTCGCGCATTTAGCGATGTCCGCCGAAGTTCCCGACGACGCTCAAACAGAGTTAGCCAAAGCCCGCCGAGCCGCCTTGCGAATGGATGGCTCACTGGAGACAGCCCGCGAGGCTTACCGAGCTGTCAGCCACGGGATGTTGCGAGCCGCCGTAGTCGCACGCGGCCCCAAGACGGCAAGAGCACTGACGCACTACTACTGTCCGATGGTCCCGGGCGGCGGTGGCGACTGGATGCAACCTGGCGGTGATCTTGCCAATCCGTATTGGGGCGATGAGATGCTTCGCTGCGGCGAAATCGTGCGAGACATGGCGATCGACGAGCCTGTTTCGGCTCCTTCTGTTGCGAAAATGCCGAACTAGGAGACACTCCATGCTCAACATCATCATTCGCTTTTGTGTGAAAGAACCGTGGCTCGTCCTGCTATTGGCGATCGGGCTAAGCGTGGGCGGCTGGTTCGCCTACCAGTCCGTGCCCATCGACGCCATTCCCAACGTCGGTGAGAACCAGGTCATCGTGCTGACGCCATGGCCCGGACGTTCGCCGAAAGACATCGAAGATCAGGTCACGTATCCGCTGAGCGTCTCTCTGCTCGCCGTGCCAGGCGCCGAATCGGTGCGCGGCAAGAGCATGTTCGGTTACAGCTTTGTGCAAGTGACTTTCAAGGATGAGATTGACTTCTATTGGGCGCGAAGTCGCGTCTCCGAGCAACTTGGCTCGGCAGCGTCTCAGTTGCCCGATGGAGTCGTTCCGCAACTAGGTCCCGACGCTACCGGACTTGGGCAAATCTACTACTACACGTTGATCCCACCGCAGCTCCGCGAGGGGCAGTCTGCTGAAGCAGGGATGAGCTTGGCGGAGCTACGAAGTTTGCAGGACTTTGTCATCAAGTTCGAGCTTCAGGCAGTGGAAGGGGTGAGTGAAGTCGCTTCGATCGGCGGCTATGTTCGCCAGTATCAAATCGAAGTCGATCCTGACAAGCTTCGCTTCCACAATCTGCCGCTAGATGCCTTAGCGATGGCCATCAAGGGGTCCAACTTGGACGTGGGCGCCAAGACCGTTGAAACAACGGGGATGGAATACATTGTGCGTGGGAAAGGATTTCTTGGCACCGATGGCGACCAGCGGAAGACTATCCGAGACATCGAAGAGACGGTGATTACGCAGCGAAACGGCGTGCCTGTTCGCGTAGGTGATGTGGCGAATGTGCAACTTGGCCCAGACTTCCGCCGGGGAGCACTCGACTACAATGGGGCCGAGGCAGTCGGTGGCGTCGTTGTGATGCGCTACGGCGAGAATCCACGGGATGTCATTGACCGTGTGAAGGAGAAGATTGCTCAAATCGAACCCGCATTAAAGGGAGTCACGATTCACGGCGTGTATGACCGAACGGGCCTCATCGACGAAACGATGGCCACGCTGACCCACGCGCTGCGTGACGAAATCCTGATTACCGCCGTCATCATTCTGCTGTTCTTGCTGCACATTCGCAGCAGCTTCATTGTGGCGATCTGTCTGCCGGCCGCCGTGCTGATGTCATTCATCGCCATGCACGTTGTAGGCGTTGAATCGAATATCATGTCGCTTGCCGGGATCGCTATCGCCATTGGCACGATGGTCGATATGGGCATCATCGTCTCAGAGAATATCTATCAGCATCTTGCGGATTGGGAAAAAGATCAGGCAGCCAACGGCGGGAAGCAGATTAAGCGTTCCAAGAATCGTGCAGATGTTGTCTATGAGGCGGCAATCGAAGTTGCTCCGGCAGTCGTTACGGCGGTGGCAACGACCATCGTTAGTTTTCTGCCCGTGTTTTTTCTCACGGGGCGTGACTACCGGCTCTTCTCGCCGCTGGCTTACACGAAGACGTTCGCCATCGCGGCGGCCATGATCACTGCCGTCACAATCGTCCCAGCGATGTGTCGTCTCATGCTCCGCAGCGCCGAGTACCAGAAACGAACGGCGCTGGCGGCCGGCCTGGGACTGGCGGCTCTCCTGGGGCTAGCGGCTCACTACATGTGGGCGGAGCCACTGGCCCACCACTTCGGCATCCCAACTTGGTCGATAACCGCACTGGCGGTAGCCGTGGGCTTCATTGCCGCATGGCAGTTGATGCAGGAACGAATTCGCCCGATTGAAGAGATTCCTTCTAGTCGTTTTGTTCGCTGGCTCTATGCCGCTCGTTTGCGGCAAGCGCTCAACCACAAGGTGCTTGCCCTTTCATTTCCTGCGTTATTACTGGTTGTCGGTGTCGGCGCCTGGATTGGGATGCCAACGGTCATGCGTCCTGTTGAGAAGATCGCCCGTGTCTTTGGAGCAGACCTCAATCAGTTTCCCGGCTATGTGGACGCCAAGCATGTGTTTACCGGGCTACAGAGCGACGACTGGATCGCTCTGGATGAGGGCAGTTGGTTTTATATGCCGACGCTTTATCCGGCCGCCAGTTTTTCGCAGGCAATGCAGGTCTTGCAGACGCAGGATGTGCTGATTGGGCAGATTCCAGAAGTGAAAGATGTGCTCGGTAAAATCGGCCGCGTTGAATCGGCGCTCGACCCCGCGCCGGCTGCGATGGTTGAAACCTATGTGATGCTTAAGCCTGAGAGCCAGTGGCGAGAGGGTGTTACCCCTCGCGATGTGTGGGATGAGATTAACAAAGTCGCCACGCTTCCGGGCGTGACTCCCGCGTCCGCCCTGCAACCCATTGAAGGCCGGGTGGTGATGCTGCAATCGGGCATCAAAGCGCCGATGGCTATCCGCGTCTACGGCGACAAGCTCGATACGCTGGCCGATGCCGCGATGGATGTGGCTGCGACACTGAAGACCTCACCGCTGGTCAACGCCGGAACGGTCAATCCCGACATTGTGCTCGGCAAACCGTATATCGAATTCACCGTCAACCGCGAAGCCGCCTCCCGCTACGGCCTGAGTGCGGCGATGGTCAATCAGATAATCGAAACCGCTCTCGGTGGAATGAATCTCATCAAGACGGTTGAAGGCCGCGAGCGTTATCCCGTGCGGCTCCGCTACAACCGCGACCTTCGTGAACGGATCGATCAACTGAGCCGCTTACCGGTCGTGACGCACAGCGGCGCGGTGGTGCCGCTGGAGGAACTCGCGAAGCTGGAGACCACCTGGGGGCCAGGCGCTATCAACAGCGAAAACGGCCGACTGGTGGCTCATGTTTCCTTCATGACCAGCGGCGCTAAAGGCGACTTGGAGTCGGTCACTGCGATCGAAGAGCAGCTTCGTGAGGCCCAGTTGCTACCACCATCCGATCCGAATCGACTGGCGCTTCCAGCAGGGTATTCGTTGGAGGCAGTTGGCAGTTTCCGCAATCAAATTGAGGCCAACACGAGGCTCATGTGGATCATTCCCGTGGTCATTCTCATCAACCTGCTGCTGATCTATTTCGAGTTCCGCAATCTGCCGATTTCAATGGCGGTCTTTAGCGGCATTCCGGTCGCCTTTGCCGGCGGAATGGTGTTGGTTGCTTGCATGGAAGTCGAACTGAACACCGCCGTCTGGGTAGGGTTCATTGCGCTCTTTGGTTTGGCCGTCGACGACGGCGTCGTCATGGCGACCTACATCCATCAATTGCTGAAGCGTCGTAAAGTACGAAGCGTCGAAGACATTCGCAATACGGTCTACGACGCGGGACTTAAACGCATTCGGCCGTGTGTGATGACGACGGTCACTACCCTTGCCGCACTCGTCCCCGTGTTGATTGCAACCGGGCGCGGCGCCGACGTGGCTCGCGCCATGGCTATTCCCGTCTTCGGCGGCATGCTGGCCGAGCCTTTTACTTCCTTCATCGTGCCGACGCTTTATTCTGCCTACCTGGAAACGAAGATGCGTTTCGGCTTCCACGATCCACTTTGGGAAGGCGCCGAAGCAATGCCCACTACTCAAAAGGAGGAACTCATGGACGCTGCCTAAGAATATTTTTGGCTATTGCTGAAGGAATCGTTCCTTCAAGCATCCAAGTGTCACAGAGACCCTTGGATCACTTTCACCCCCAAGCACATTACTGGGAGAACAAGGATGAGAATTCACTCAATCAAGCAGTTCACGCTAGCTTGGATGCTGGTTGCCGCTGCCCCTATTGTTACAAACGCGCAATCAGAGCATGAAGCCCACGGTCATCAGCATACCATGCCGAATCAGGCATCCGCTCCGCAGAGCGGACCCAATGGCGGCACGCTGAAACAAGTCGGCGAACTCCAGTTGGAGACCGTTGTTTCAGAGGGCGGCATCAAGATGTTTGTCTTTGCTCGCGATGGCCAGCTGCTGGCGGTCGAAGGAGGACGCGGCGCGGCGTCGTTGCGAGTGGAAGGTAACGCGAAGCGTTATCGCTACGACCTGCTGCCCGACGGGAAAGGAGCACTCACCGCTCCCGTGAACCTGTCTCAAATCGCCGGGCGACAAATCGAACTCGACATGCAACTGGTGGGACTGCCGGGAGCCGGAAGTCGCCCGATTACCTTGCAAGAAGTTGCCACCGTTCCGGCAAGTCCCGAGCAGCTCGCGGCTGCTGCGATTGCACGTCAGAAGATTTGCCCGGTTAGCGGTAAGCCACTGGGCAGCATGGGCCAACCCGTGGCGGTCGATGTTAACGGACAGACGGTCTACGCCTGTTGCAACGGATGCGTGAACGCCATCCAGTCCGATCCGGCGAAGTACGCCGCCGGACGCCCTGAAATCACAATCACTACGTCAACTGCTGCTGACGCAGCCGCGATCGCTGCTCAGAAAGTTTGTCCCGTGATGGATGAACCACTTGGCGGCATGGGAACGCCAATCAAAGTCATGGTTGGTGACAAGCCCATCTTTCTCTGCTGCAAAGGATGCATCAAGAAAATTCAAGCTGAACCCGCTAAGTACTTAGCGATGGTGTACGGTGGCCAGTCGCAGCAAATCGCCATTGCGGAAGCAGGCCAGCCAGTGCGACCGAACGTCTTCAAAGTGACGGCTGCTGATGCGCCGTATGTCGCCGCACAAAAGAAGTGTCCGGTAATGGATGAGCCGCTCGACGGGATGGGCGGGCCCTACCGGGTGAATGCCAATGGCAAGGCCATTTACATCTGCTGTCCTGGTTGTGCCAAGAAGATCGCTGCCGAGCCGCAGAAGTATCTCGATATCTTGTCGCAGCAAGGCGTGAAGCCTCCCGCTCTGCAACCTCAACGCGATCCGGCAGTCGTACCCTCCGGAGGCGAGCAAGTGCGGCCGGGCGTGTTCAAGGTGACGCAAGCCGATGCCCCGTTTGTCGCGGCGCAGCAAAAGTGTCCGGTGATGGATGAAGCGCTCGATGGGATGGGCGGACCCTACCGGGTGAATGCCAACGGTAGGGCCATTTACATCTGTTGCCCAGGCTGCGCCAAGAAGA encodes:
- a CDS encoding efflux RND transporter permease subunit, which codes for MLNIIIRFCVKEPWLVLLLAIGLSVGGWFAYQSVPIDAIPNVGENQVIVLTPWPGRSPKDIEDQVTYPLSVSLLAVPGAESVRGKSMFGYSFVQVTFKDEIDFYWARSRVSEQLGSAASQLPDGVVPQLGPDATGLGQIYYYTLIPPQLREGQSAEAGMSLAELRSLQDFVIKFELQAVEGVSEVASIGGYVRQYQIEVDPDKLRFHNLPLDALAMAIKGSNLDVGAKTVETTGMEYIVRGKGFLGTDGDQRKTIRDIEETVITQRNGVPVRVGDVANVQLGPDFRRGALDYNGAEAVGGVVVMRYGENPRDVIDRVKEKIAQIEPALKGVTIHGVYDRTGLIDETMATLTHALRDEILITAVIILLFLLHIRSSFIVAICLPAAVLMSFIAMHVVGVESNIMSLAGIAIAIGTMVDMGIIVSENIYQHLADWEKDQAANGGKQIKRSKNRADVVYEAAIEVAPAVVTAVATTIVSFLPVFFLTGRDYRLFSPLAYTKTFAIAAAMITAVTIVPAMCRLMLRSAEYQKRTALAAGLGLAALLGLAAHYMWAEPLAHHFGIPTWSITALAVAVGFIAAWQLMQERIRPIEEIPSSRFVRWLYAARLRQALNHKVLALSFPALLLVVGVGAWIGMPTVMRPVEKIARVFGADLNQFPGYVDAKHVFTGLQSDDWIALDEGSWFYMPTLYPAASFSQAMQVLQTQDVLIGQIPEVKDVLGKIGRVESALDPAPAAMVETYVMLKPESQWREGVTPRDVWDEINKVATLPGVTPASALQPIEGRVVMLQSGIKAPMAIRVYGDKLDTLADAAMDVAATLKTSPLVNAGTVNPDIVLGKPYIEFTVNREAASRYGLSAAMVNQIIETALGGMNLIKTVEGRERYPVRLRYNRDLRERIDQLSRLPVVTHSGAVVPLEELAKLETTWGPGAINSENGRLVAHVSFMTSGAKGDLESVTAIEEQLREAQLLPPSDPNRLALPAGYSLEAVGSFRNQIEANTRLMWIIPVVILINLLLIYFEFRNLPISMAVFSGIPVAFAGGMVLVACMEVELNTAVWVGFIALFGLAVDDGVVMATYIHQLLKRRKVRSVEDIRNTVYDAGLKRIRPCVMTTVTTLAALVPVLIATGRGADVARAMAIPVFGGMLAEPFTSFIVPTLYSAYLETKMRFGFHDPLWEGAEAMPTTQKEELMDAA
- a CDS encoding TolC family protein — its product is MDFRRKTRFLLATLALIVASGCATTQEYVLSSSNPKSVASGREEERTKAPTEDSATPKSKIQLASQTEDISLPSLSPNDLNNEVEESSGSGQQSGEDQSASEAVEELVQPMELTLIPPVAEQQQPVDYFIQVALSGHPKIQAAQNRVSAAANVIPQARALPDPSFNNTFWPIQDQALQTAGGRVGHQFQLGQGVPWPEKLRAKAAIASREVQIAQAELNRIQREITESVRLAYYEVWFATRAITIVEETRELVDDLTQVAEARYKSGGTQQDVLRAQLEADRLDDQLVGLRKQKEQAQADLAALVQQPVTLIPEAQQDIGLRNVPERLESLLALAEQCSPELRAIASEIQRDRQKQRLAYLQKYPDFNLGLNYAIIDDDTNAISPVANGHDNISFMVGFTLPIWREKINAGIREAANRTSSSAQRLQAERDAIQGKLRRLMAQADALVEQAGIYEDRIIPRTEDTLKLSFADYRGKRTDFFALIETYRELLMFETQLARIEATLAGTIAQIERTVGCPYGG
- a CDS encoding efflux RND transporter periplasmic adaptor subunit yields the protein MKSIGVVAVGALLLFLIGVAQRTEWVTADGFSATGGETTAKAAAASEDKRYICPMMCTPPSTEPGRCPVCAMELVEATSGGGGDGISVTIESAARRLVGIQTAMSRMGEMTRTIRTIGSIDFDESRLSTISAYIDGRLEKLYADYVGVEVTQGEDLALIYSPQLYSAQTEYITSLEGNASKRFQIGDSNLEEMSRQNLSELGMTEQQIESLRQSRKPQSRIRIKSPQSGTVIEKTAVEGDYVKTGQKLYRIADLSSVWLMLDLFPDDAATVRFGQQVEAEIQSMPGEVFSGRVAFIDPTVNSQTRTVRVRVEVMNFDGKLRPGDYATARITVPAIPTDLVYDPALSGKYISPMHPQVIRDEPGDCPICGRDLVPTSQLGYATQPQPEQRVVTVPRDSVLLTGDSGVIYVETEPGRFEIRRVAVGPMNDTEAVIIEGLAAGETVATGGNFLIDSQMQLAGNPSLMDPTKAPSYSPGPLELPESQPAMLAADAGRHFDRAYDAYFEIQCAMAADMTPPPVSLNTLLDSLAHLAMSAEVPDDAQTELAKARRAALRMDGSLETAREAYRAVSHGMLRAAVVARGPKTARALTHYYCPMVPGGGGDWMQPGGDLANPYWGDEMLRCGEIVRDMAIDEPVSAPSVAKMPN